In Dyadobacter sp. NIV53, a single window of DNA contains:
- the mrdA gene encoding penicillin-binding protein 2, producing MLENRRFVIIGFFVIIGLIYLSRLFYLQVLDESYSIVSSSNSIKRVIEIPFRGQIYDRTGKLIVYNTPVYDLLVTPYKARVDDTLRFCKVLGIERRDFDSLMAAASAYSRVKPSLFLRQLSKEDFASIQDVMVDYGGFQFAKSSLRTYTAPTLANTLGYVSEITKGQLEKQEEPYYRQSDYIGQSGIEKIYENELRGKRGTKFVMQNVSGVYKGPWKGGELDTMAVAGANLYSGIDLEVQQYADSLMVNKVGSVVAIDPKTGEIISMVSAPTYDPKILANRYFSKNYSALIQNPFKPLFNRPVMASYRPGSTFKLIQALIGLQEGVITPGSGFNHANCPMHCHNHPATSTVALGVTHSCNPYFYNVFRRIVYSNNITNTFKASAVGLQEWHDRVSKFGIGQQLGIDLPSERKGNLPDKNYYDKIYGENRWKFSNIYSISIGEGEILITPLKMANVAAIIANRGYYYTPHVITGVGDNKKLDEKYKVRHETGVSPHNFDPVIEGMLGAVEGGTARRSRVEGIQIAGKTGTSQNKKGDDSSIFIAFAPIDDPKIAIAVFVENAGAGGSAAAPIANLIIEKYLTRKITNKALEKKMFEANFLGKVVITGQAKPITVDTTKSRLLR from the coding sequence ATGCTTGAAAATCGTCGCTTTGTCATCATTGGATTTTTTGTTATAATAGGTTTAATATACCTGTCGCGACTTTTTTACTTACAGGTACTGGATGAAAGTTATTCCATTGTATCATCCAGTAATTCTATAAAACGGGTTATTGAGATACCTTTCCGTGGACAGATTTATGACCGCACCGGAAAGCTGATCGTATATAACACACCTGTTTACGATTTACTTGTTACTCCATATAAAGCCCGCGTCGATGATACCCTTCGGTTTTGCAAAGTTTTAGGCATTGAAAGAAGAGATTTCGATAGCTTAATGGCCGCCGCAAGTGCTTACAGTCGCGTAAAACCTTCTTTATTTTTACGACAACTTTCCAAAGAAGATTTTGCCTCCATTCAGGATGTAATGGTAGATTATGGTGGTTTTCAGTTTGCTAAGAGTTCCCTCCGAACTTACACAGCTCCAACCTTGGCCAATACGCTTGGGTATGTGAGTGAAATTACAAAAGGACAGCTTGAAAAGCAGGAAGAGCCGTATTACAGGCAAAGTGATTACATCGGCCAGAGTGGGATTGAAAAGATATATGAGAATGAACTGCGTGGAAAACGTGGGACAAAGTTTGTGATGCAAAACGTGAGCGGTGTTTATAAAGGTCCGTGGAAAGGCGGGGAATTGGATACCATGGCCGTAGCAGGAGCAAACTTATATTCGGGAATTGATCTGGAAGTCCAGCAATATGCTGATAGTTTGATGGTTAACAAAGTAGGTAGTGTGGTTGCCATTGACCCTAAAACAGGGGAAATTATATCAATGGTTTCTGCTCCGACTTATGATCCTAAAATACTGGCAAACCGTTATTTCTCCAAGAATTATTCTGCGTTGATCCAGAATCCGTTCAAACCCTTGTTTAACAGGCCTGTTATGGCGAGTTACAGACCGGGATCTACTTTTAAATTAATACAGGCATTGATTGGCCTTCAGGAAGGTGTTATTACACCGGGAAGCGGTTTCAACCATGCCAATTGTCCGATGCATTGCCATAATCATCCTGCCACTTCCACAGTTGCGTTAGGCGTAACTCATTCCTGTAACCCATATTTTTATAACGTTTTCAGAAGAATTGTTTACAGCAATAATATTACCAATACGTTCAAAGCCTCGGCCGTAGGTTTGCAGGAATGGCATGACCGTGTCAGCAAATTTGGTATCGGACAGCAGCTTGGTATTGATTTGCCAAGTGAGAGAAAAGGGAATTTGCCGGATAAAAATTATTACGACAAAATTTATGGAGAAAACCGCTGGAAATTTTCTAATATTTATTCGATTAGTATTGGCGAAGGGGAAATTCTGATTACACCATTGAAGATGGCTAACGTTGCAGCTATTATTGCAAACAGAGGTTATTACTATACTCCTCATGTAATAACCGGAGTGGGGGACAACAAGAAACTTGATGAGAAATACAAGGTTCGCCACGAAACAGGTGTTTCTCCCCACAATTTTGATCCGGTCATAGAAGGAATGCTTGGAGCTGTGGAAGGCGGAACAGCGCGCCGCTCACGTGTGGAAGGGATCCAGATTGCTGGTAAAACAGGAACATCGCAAAACAAGAAGGGAGATGACAGCTCGATTTTTATTGCATTTGCTCCGATAGATGATCCTAAAATAGCAATTGCGGTTTTTGTAGAAAACGCAGGAGCTGGAGGATCAGCAGCGGCGCCGATTGCCAACTTAATCATAGAAAAATACCTGACACGGAAAATCACCAATAAAGCTCTGGAGAAAAAAATGTTCGAAGCCAATTTTCTTGGAAAGGTAGTGATTACTGGCCAGGCAAAACCCATTACCGTCGATACAACCAAGAGTAGACTTCTCCGATAA